One region of Gossypium raimondii isolate GPD5lz chromosome 6, ASM2569854v1, whole genome shotgun sequence genomic DNA includes:
- the LOC105784728 gene encoding uric acid degradation bifunctional protein TTL isoform X2 codes for MEEIKVDEKEALACCGSSQFAKQMALASPFPSVDHAISVAKDIWFDKVDVIGWLEAFAAHPQIGESPSSHTKSAQWSKGEQSTALATATDSGLQELSDWNARYRQKFGHVFLICASGRSAAEILGELKKRYSNRPIHELEIASQEQMKITELRLRKLFSAKAKADSTGSQYSTAVAKRVGIIGQHLTAPLEGFPAKAPQVQARTRPPITTHVLDVSRGSPAAGIEVRLEMWKSSQPRPSFGGTDIGGWVLEGCSTTDRDGRSGQLMSIVDALSPGVYRISFNTGKYNPGGFFPYVSIVFEIKDTQKFEHFHVPLLLSPFSFSTYRGS; via the exons ATGGAGGAGATAAAGGTGGATGAGAAGGAAGCGTTGGCATGCTGCGGTAGCTCCCAATTCGCTAAGCAAATGGCTTTGGCATCTCCATTTCCTTCAGTCGATCATGCTATCTCTGTAGCCAAGGATATCTGGTTCGACAAG GTTGATGTTATTGGTTGGTTGGAAGCATTTGCAGCTCATCCTCAGATTGGAGAATCCCCTTCTTCTCATACCAAAAGTGCTCA gtGGAGTAAGGGAGAACAATCAACTGCTTTAGCAACTGCCACTGATTCTGGGTTACAG GAACTATCTGACTGGAATGCTCGATATAGGCAAAAATTTGGACATGTATTTCTAATATGTGCTTCTGGGAGGAGCGCTGCTGAAATACTTGGTGAATTGAAG AAACGGTACTCAAACAGGCCCATACATGAGCTTGAGATAGCATCCCaggagcaaatgaaaataacaGAATTACGCCTTAGAAAGCTTTTCTCAGCTAAAGCAAAAGCTGATTCAACAGGCAGCCAGTACTCAACGGCGGTAGCAA AACGTGTGGGCataattggacagcatttaacTGCTCCTTTAGAAGGTTTTCCTGCAAAAGCTCCTCAAGTCCAAGCTCGAACTCGACCACCAATCACTACTCATGTATTAGATGTTTCTAGGGGATCTCCAGCTGCTGGTATTGAAGTACGTTTGGAAATGTGGAAGAGCAGTCAACCTCGTCCATCATTTGGTGGAACTGATATAGGCGGATGGGTACTTGAAGGATGTTCAACTACTGATAGAGATGGACGGAGTGGTCAGTTGATGAGCATAGTAGATGCTCTCAGCCCTGGAGTATACCGAATAAGTTTCAACACAGGTAAGTACAACCCTGGAGGCTTTTTCCCCTATGTCTCAATTGTGTTTGAAATCAAAGACACACAGAAATTCGAGCATTTTCACGTTCCTTTGCTGCTTTCACCATTCTCCTTCTCGACATACCGAGGGAGCTAG
- the LOC105784728 gene encoding uric acid degradation bifunctional protein TTL isoform X1 gives MEEIKVDEKEALACCGSSQFAKQMALASPFPSVDHAISVAKDIWFDKVDVIGWLEAFAAHPQIGESPSSHTKSAQWSKGEQSTALATATDSGLQELSDWNARYRQKFGHVFLICASGRSAAEILGELKKRYSNRPIHELEIASQEQMKITELRLRKLFSAKAKADSTGSQYSTAVAKERVGIIGQHLTAPLEGFPAKAPQVQARTRPPITTHVLDVSRGSPAAGIEVRLEMWKSSQPRPSFGGTDIGGWVLEGCSTTDRDGRSGQLMSIVDALSPGVYRISFNTGKYNPGGFFPYVSIVFEIKDTQKFEHFHVPLLLSPFSFSTYRGS, from the exons ATGGAGGAGATAAAGGTGGATGAGAAGGAAGCGTTGGCATGCTGCGGTAGCTCCCAATTCGCTAAGCAAATGGCTTTGGCATCTCCATTTCCTTCAGTCGATCATGCTATCTCTGTAGCCAAGGATATCTGGTTCGACAAG GTTGATGTTATTGGTTGGTTGGAAGCATTTGCAGCTCATCCTCAGATTGGAGAATCCCCTTCTTCTCATACCAAAAGTGCTCA gtGGAGTAAGGGAGAACAATCAACTGCTTTAGCAACTGCCACTGATTCTGGGTTACAG GAACTATCTGACTGGAATGCTCGATATAGGCAAAAATTTGGACATGTATTTCTAATATGTGCTTCTGGGAGGAGCGCTGCTGAAATACTTGGTGAATTGAAG AAACGGTACTCAAACAGGCCCATACATGAGCTTGAGATAGCATCCCaggagcaaatgaaaataacaGAATTACGCCTTAGAAAGCTTTTCTCAGCTAAAGCAAAAGCTGATTCAACAGGCAGCCAGTACTCAACGGCGGTAGCAA AAGAACGTGTGGGCataattggacagcatttaacTGCTCCTTTAGAAGGTTTTCCTGCAAAAGCTCCTCAAGTCCAAGCTCGAACTCGACCACCAATCACTACTCATGTATTAGATGTTTCTAGGGGATCTCCAGCTGCTGGTATTGAAGTACGTTTGGAAATGTGGAAGAGCAGTCAACCTCGTCCATCATTTGGTGGAACTGATATAGGCGGATGGGTACTTGAAGGATGTTCAACTACTGATAGAGATGGACGGAGTGGTCAGTTGATGAGCATAGTAGATGCTCTCAGCCCTGGAGTATACCGAATAAGTTTCAACACAGGTAAGTACAACCCTGGAGGCTTTTTCCCCTATGTCTCAATTGTGTTTGAAATCAAAGACACACAGAAATTCGAGCATTTTCACGTTCCTTTGCTGCTTTCACCATTCTCCTTCTCGACATACCGAGGGAGCTAG
- the LOC105784738 gene encoding transcription repressor OFP13 produces MKLPALFKPKEPTSKQPWQWPSCKHPKTLSFRAGDDVFKTVNSMFFDPNTNNDSGVETPQSWFTNSSDSPSLSTTTTTDSDHQGFDGESLETVVRGARSERLFFEPGGDTSSILEEAKAAGGGGDGLFPFKESVILAMESDDPYVDFRKSMEEMVETHGMKDWEWLEQLLGWYLKVNGKNNHGFIIGAFIDLLVAITSSSDSTSYSSALSSFPSSPLCSTEGDVDEFQLQQNIVLP; encoded by the coding sequence ATGAAGCTACCTGCTCTGTTCAAGCCTAAAGAACCCACCTCCAAGCAACCATGGCAATGGCCTTCATGCAAGCACCCCAAGACCCTTTCTTTCCGAGCAGGTGACGACGTTTTCAAGACCGTTAACTCCATGTTCTTCGACCCTAACACCAACAACGACAGCGGTGTTGAAACCCCACAGTCATGGTTCACCAACTCTTCCGACTCACCCAGTTtatccaccaccaccaccaccgaCTCAGATCATCAAGGCTTTGATGGTGAGTCTTTAGAGACAGTTGTCCGTGGAGCTCGTTCCGAGAGGCTGTTCTTCGAGCCAGGCGGTGACACGAGTTCCATCCTCGAAGAAGCCAAAGCAGCCGGTGGTGGTGGTGATGGGTTGTTCCCGTTCAAAGAAAGCGTGATTCTAGCTATGGAATCTGATGATCCGTACGTGGACTTTCGTAAGTCGATGGAAGAGATGGTGGAGACACATGGGATGAAAGATTGGGAATGGTTAGAACAACTGTTGGGATGGTATTTGAAGGTGAATGGGAAGAACAACCATGGATTTATAATCGGAGCTTTCATTGATCTTCTTGTAGCTATCACTTCTTCCTCTGATTCCACTTCTTATTCTTCTGCTCTCTCTTCTTTCCCTTCATCTCCTCTTTGTTCAACTGAAGGAGATGTGGATGAATTTCAACTCCAACAAAACATTGTTTTGCCTTAG
- the LOC105784735 gene encoding uncharacterized protein LOC105784735: MAPNLKSFIASSVLVLFLAISFSFSRTNYYKIFNLKSSLASYRPTFLQSVFSFVLKTPKPNRPHWPNPISSPPHCVLWMAPFLSGGGYSSEAWSYVLALDEYMKSRENPSFKLGIHQHGDLESLEFWEGLPQNVRDLAIELHRTDCRINETIVVCHSEPGAWYPPLFETLPCPPTGYHDFMFVIGRTMFETDRLNSEHVKRCNRMDSVWVPTEFHVSTFVQSGVDPSKVMKVVQPIDVRFFDPSKYEPLDIASEGNLVLGAKAPNSSPVKEFVFLSVFKWEFRKGWDVLLEAYLKEFSKDDGVALYLLTNPYHSSRDFDNKIVQFVEDSDMQKPANGRAPVYVIDTHIAHIDLPRLYKAANAFVLPSRGEGWGRPVVEAMAMSLPVITTNWSGPTEYLTEENSYPLPVERKSEVTEGPFKGHLWAEPSVIKLRALMRHVISNVEEARAKGRQARKDMINSFSPEIVAEIVTGHIQNILDK; the protein is encoded by the coding sequence ATGGCCCCAAATCTGAAATCCTTCATTGCTTCGTCTGTCCTTGTTCTATTCTTAGCAATCTCTTTTAGTTTTAGCAGAACAAACTACTACAAAATCTTCAACCTCAAATCGAGTCTCGCTTCTTACCGCCCTACATTCCTTCAATCTGTTTTCTCATTTGTGCtaaaaaccccaaaacccaACAGACCCCATTGGCCAAATCCCATTTCCAGCCCCCCTCACTGTGTTCTATGGATGGCTCCCTTCCTTTCAGGTGGTGGGTATAGTTCAGAAGCATGGTCTTATGTTTTAGCACTCGATGAATACATGAAAAGTCGAGAAAACCCGAGTTTTAAATTGGGTATTCACCAACATGGTGATTTGGAGTCACTAGAGTTTTGGGAGGGATTGCCTCAAAATGTAAGGGATTTGGCAATTGAGTTGCACCGAACCGATTGCAGAATAAATGAGACCATTGTGGTTTGCCATAGTGAGCCTGGTGCTTGGTATCCCCCATTGTTTGAAACTCTTCCTTGCCCTCCAACGGGTTATCATGATTTCATGTTTGTTATCGGTAGGACCATGTTCGAGACGGATAGATTGAATTCGGAACATGTTAAGCGTTGTAATAGAATGGATTCTGTTTGGGTTCCTACTGAGTTTCATGTGTCCACATTTGTGCAAAGTGGTGTAGATCCGTCTAAGGTTATGAAAGTTGTGCAGCCTATTGATGTGAGGTTCTTTGATCCCTCCAAGTATGAGCCGTTGGATATTGCTTCTGAGGGGAATCTGGTTTTAGGTGCAAAAGCCCCCAATTCAAGCCCCGTAAAGGAGTTTGTGTTCTTGAGTGTCTTCAAATGGGAGTTTAGGAAAGGTTGGGATGTTTTGCTCGAAGCATATTTGAAAGAGTTCTCCAAGGATGATGGGGTGGCTTTGTACTTGTTGACTAATCCTTATCATTCTAGTAGAGATTTCGACAACAAGATTGTCCAGTTTGTTGAAGACTCTGATATGCAAAAGCCAGCTAATGGAAGGGCTCCGGTGTATGTCATTGATACTCATATAGCTCACATTGACTTGCCTCGACTATACAAGGCTGCCAATGCCTTTGTTCTTCCATCAAGAGGAGAAGGATGGGGAAGGCCTGTTGTGGAAGCCATGGCAATGTCGTTGCCGGTAATAACAACTAATTGGTCAGGGCCTACTGAGTATTTGACAGAGGAGAATAGCTATCCATTGCCAGTGGAAAGAAAGAGTGAGGTAACGGAAGGACCATTTAAGGGGCATTTGTGGGCTGAACCGTCAGTTATTAAGCTTCGAGCTCTTATGAGGCATGTGATCAGTAACGTGGAGGAAGCCAGGGCTAAAGGTAGGCAGGCAAGGAAAGACATGATCAATAGCTTTTCTCCGGAAATTGTTGCAGAGATTGTCACAGGTCATATACAAAATATACTTGACAAATAA